The DNA window GAGTAGATAGTGCTGGTGAGTTCTTGGTGGCCGCGGGTGACAATCCAGAGCGTCTCGGTTCAGAAGCCAGCTTTGCGATGATGTGTGGAGCTTGTCCCATCCCTGCATCCTCGGGTAAGACCAACCGTCACCGACTCAATCGTGGGGGAAACCGTCAGGCGAATTCCGCGTTACACATCGTAGTTCTTTCCCGCATCCGAATGGACGAACGAACCCAGGCCTACGTGACCCGTCGTTTGGCGGAGGGCCTCTCAAAACGAGAAGTAATGAGGTGCTTGAAGCGCTATGTTGCCAGAGAGGTGTATCACGTTTTGGTCAATCACAAGGTGGCTGCCTAGGTTTCTCCATCGAGGCCCGCTAACATTCAAACGACTTACTCTCTCGACTTGACAAACATGAGAGCGTCAAGACCAAGGTAGCAAACCTACGAGAAGGGGCAGAGGGTTTTGACTTCCTAGGGTTTCACCATCGCATGGTGAAGTCCTGGAAGAGACAAGGTCGTTACTATCTCAACAAATGGCCCTCGCCTAGAGCTATGGCATCGATCAGATCCAAAGTTAGGGATCTGACCCAGCCACGGCAGGTAGGGCGTCCATTTGAAGCAGTAGTCGAACAACTCAACCCGGTACTTCGTGGTTGGGGCACCTACTTCTGTCAGGGTAACTCCTCCAAGAAGTTCGGAGCAATCGACTCCTACGTACACGAGAGAATGGCGAAGTTAGCCTCCAGGAAGTACGGCCTATCCGGTTTCAACTGGATCGACCGCTTCACCTGGGAGTGGCTAGGGAACCTTGGTATCTACCGACTCAGTGGAACCATACGCTATCCAACTGCGCATGCCTGAGAATGAACGGTGTCTCCAAAGCCGTGTGCGGGCGAACCGCATGCACGGTTTGATAGGGGGTCGCTGGGGAGGCTGACTCCAATCGTGGGGGCTGCTGATCCTGGGCCGGTGGGCTGGAAGATGCCACCACAATGGCCTGGTCGGGATCTCAACCGCGATCGGACGATGCTCAACCAGTGGCCTGCCTTACCGACACTTCAGGCCGTCCAGCTTCTCGATCCCTGCCGTCCGCCTGATCTGCTGAGGTTACCTTTGGCATAAAGACACTTGTTCCGACCGGATGGCAATCCCTGTCCGTCCTCGGCGCTTGGCTACAGCGGTGATGGATCCACTGTTTCTAGCGAAGCAATTGCACGCTTCCAGTTGTTCAGCACCAAGCTCTCGGTGTGATCAACCTCATTAGCGGGTACGGCCTTTGAAAACAGGAAACCTT is part of the Ferrimicrobium acidiphilum DSM 19497 genome and encodes:
- a CDS encoding group II intron maturase-specific domain-containing protein is translated as MASIRSKVRDLTQPRQVGRPFEAVVEQLNPVLRGWGTYFCQGNSSKKFGAIDSYVHERMAKLASRKYGLSGFNWIDRFTWEWLGNLGIYRLSGTIRYPTAHA